In one window of Desulfovibrio sp. UIB00 DNA:
- a CDS encoding methyl-accepting chemotaxis protein, giving the protein MMTLMFSIGISSYFSAREAKEEVRRGLLGMGTIATQSVSKSLDDLLGYMRGVAALESENEKFDPLMLPGGATGKALEDAKLALQRIVDTSGFIEAVTLYDLSGTCITNNKGPTNVSIKDRAYFKRAITGEVCISEPVLSRTNNEPVSVIAAPVRREGKILGVLIVGLDLSKFSESMITPIRIGREGYVYLMDGKGKMISHPEKKHIMKLDVSQFDWGREMLSRDSGTVSYTFDGHQKVMTFKRLAAADWVVGAVVNDGDINRATDSVTRSSLIFGAAGLVLACVAMLFVVNPILAALRKCVDFAGTVAAGDLGQTLYVNRNDELGKLGHSLSAMVEKLKGMIETATSKTAEAEEQTRLAHTATQQAESARLAAENAKKEGMLAAAGQLEEVVAVISAASSQLSAQIEQSDRIATNSSQRLSEAATAMNEMNATVQEVASNASSASGMSDQTKGNAQSGQRIMQQSLQSIGTLHTVSLALKDDMTQLNDHAYAISRIMSVISDIADQTNLLALNAAIEAARAGDAGRGFAVVADEVRKLAEKTMASTHDVGDAISAIQASTAKSVKSMDNALAEVETATNFANMSGEALRLIVSDADATADQVRAIATASEQQSAASEEINQSILEVNTMAGQTAAAMGEAAKAVADMVSQAKNLSRLVADMKNS; this is encoded by the coding sequence ATGATGACGCTTATGTTCAGCATTGGGATATCAAGCTATTTTTCTGCCCGTGAAGCCAAGGAAGAAGTTCGGCGTGGTCTGCTGGGCATGGGTACAATTGCCACGCAGTCTGTGAGCAAGAGTCTTGATGATCTTCTTGGCTACATGCGCGGTGTTGCGGCGCTGGAAAGTGAAAACGAAAAATTCGACCCCTTGATGCTTCCCGGCGGCGCGACAGGCAAAGCGTTGGAAGACGCAAAGCTGGCTCTGCAACGCATCGTGGACACCAGCGGTTTTATTGAAGCCGTGACGCTGTATGACCTCTCCGGAACCTGCATTACCAACAACAAGGGGCCGACCAACGTTTCCATCAAGGACCGAGCATACTTCAAAAGAGCCATCACGGGCGAGGTCTGCATCAGCGAGCCTGTTTTGAGCCGTACCAACAACGAGCCGGTTTCAGTCATTGCGGCTCCTGTCAGGCGTGAAGGCAAGATTCTTGGCGTTCTGATTGTGGGGCTTGATCTTTCCAAGTTTTCGGAGAGCATGATCACGCCGATCAGGATAGGGCGGGAGGGCTACGTCTATCTTATGGATGGCAAGGGCAAGATGATCAGCCATCCTGAAAAAAAGCACATCATGAAGCTGGACGTGAGCCAGTTTGACTGGGGCCGGGAAATGCTGTCGAGGGACAGCGGTACCGTATCCTACACGTTTGACGGACATCAGAAGGTCATGACCTTCAAAAGGCTTGCAGCTGCGGACTGGGTTGTTGGCGCTGTCGTCAACGATGGCGATATAAACAGGGCCACTGATTCCGTTACCAGATCCAGCCTTATATTTGGCGCGGCAGGTCTTGTGCTGGCCTGCGTGGCAATGCTGTTTGTTGTTAATCCCATCCTTGCCGCCCTGCGCAAGTGCGTGGATTTTGCCGGAACAGTGGCGGCAGGTGACCTTGGTCAGACTCTGTACGTTAACCGCAATGATGAACTGGGCAAACTGGGCCATTCTTTGTCTGCAATGGTGGAAAAGCTCAAGGGCATGATTGAAACAGCCACCAGCAAAACAGCAGAGGCAGAAGAGCAGACGCGGCTTGCCCATACCGCAACCCAGCAGGCCGAATCGGCCCGCCTTGCCGCCGAAAATGCCAAAAAGGAAGGCATGCTTGCCGCCGCTGGTCAGCTCGAAGAAGTTGTGGCGGTGATTTCTGCCGCATCCAGCCAGCTTTCTGCGCAAATAGAGCAGTCTGACCGCATAGCAACCAATTCTTCGCAGCGGCTCAGCGAAGCGGCCACGGCCATGAACGAAATGAATGCGACCGTGCAGGAGGTTGCCAGCAATGCTTCTTCGGCCTCTGGCATGTCTGACCAGACCAAGGGCAATGCCCAGAGCGGCCAGCGTATTATGCAGCAGTCATTGCAGAGTATAGGCACGCTGCACACGGTTTCTTTGGCGCTTAAAGACGACATGACTCAACTTAATGATCATGCGTATGCCATTTCACGCATCATGAGCGTTATTTCTGATATCGCAGACCAAACCAATCTGCTGGCACTCAATGCCGCCATCGAGGCCGCTCGTGCCGGGGATGCCGGACGTGGATTTGCTGTTGTGGCCGATGAAGTGCGCAAACTGGCGGAAAAAACCATGGCCTCAACCCATGATGTGGGCGACGCTATTTCGGCCATTCAGGCCAGCACAGCCAAGAGCGTTAAGAGTATGGATAATGCTTTGGCTGAGGTGGAAACTGCCACGAATTTTGCAAATATGTCCGGCGAAGCCCTGCGGCTGATTGTTAGCGATGCCGATGCCACAGCCGATCAGGTGCGGGCCATTGCCACCGCCAGTGAGCAGCAGTCTGCCGCCAGCGAAGAGATCAACCAGTCAATCCTTGAGGTCAACACCATGGCAGGGCAAACAGCCGCAGCCATGGGCGAGGCCGCCAAGGCAGTGGCTGACATGGTCAGCCAGGCGAAAAATCTCAGTCGGCTTGTTGCGGATATGAAAAACAGTTAG
- a CDS encoding AMP-binding protein: MVAEGNSQKNTVYAPMADMTLRDCWHASLAANPEKTAVIDAQGMALSYAEVDLLAARIARYLADCGINTLDVVSCQLPGWVEFLPIYVACLKLGAVINPIPPNLRYNELKHILSACNSKVFFVPRRFRKMQYCELAVRLRKVVDSLRVVIAVDKKGEGSVLPTFRDMVEEDVATPMSQAESDAVARAGQITPDSLAALVFTSGSEGQPKGVMLSHRNIIFAETSFASFFQIDAADTMFMPAPVAHATGFHHGVSMPFIMGATSVLLDVFTAASALELIKAHRCTVTMAATPFLYDIVQTIQLGGEHDYSSLRFFLCGGSPPNVPLSQTAEQIGLRVLNVYGSTESVPHMGTPLTPVSDHMHSLALCPMPGIRVRVVDRQGRDVPEGEEGEEVSYSPAVFMGYLREPELTAKVLQADGWVHSGDLCRRNADGTYSITGRLKDIIVRGGENISSLAVENVLLQHPKVKDAAVVGMPDERLQERICAFVVLHDNVESLTFQEVFDFFLTQDIAKQKFPEHLEILDEMPRTPSGKVRKTLLRQWIAEKLRSSSVA, translated from the coding sequence ATGGTTGCGGAAGGGAACAGCCAGAAAAATACGGTCTACGCGCCTATGGCAGACATGACGCTGCGGGATTGTTGGCATGCGAGCCTGGCGGCAAACCCGGAAAAAACAGCGGTCATTGATGCTCAGGGCATGGCGTTGAGCTACGCCGAGGTAGACCTGCTGGCAGCCCGTATTGCCCGGTATCTGGCAGATTGCGGCATCAATACACTGGATGTGGTTTCATGCCAGCTGCCCGGCTGGGTCGAATTTTTGCCCATCTACGTGGCCTGCCTCAAGCTTGGGGCAGTCATCAATCCCATCCCGCCCAATCTGCGCTATAATGAGCTGAAGCATATTCTGTCTGCCTGCAATTCCAAGGTGTTTTTTGTGCCGCGCAGATTCCGCAAAATGCAATATTGCGAATTGGCAGTGCGTTTGCGCAAGGTAGTTGATTCGTTACGTGTGGTCATTGCCGTGGACAAGAAGGGCGAGGGGTCTGTGTTGCCCACCTTCAGGGACATGGTGGAAGAAGACGTGGCCACGCCGATGTCGCAGGCAGAATCGGACGCAGTGGCGCGTGCCGGGCAGATAACCCCCGACAGCCTGGCGGCACTGGTGTTCACGTCCGGTTCTGAGGGCCAGCCCAAGGGCGTAATGCTTTCGCACCGCAATATTATTTTTGCCGAAACAAGTTTTGCCTCATTTTTCCAGATAGATGCGGCAGACACCATGTTTATGCCCGCCCCTGTGGCGCACGCCACGGGTTTTCACCACGGCGTCAGCATGCCCTTCATCATGGGGGCGACTTCGGTTCTGCTCGACGTGTTTACCGCTGCCAGCGCCCTTGAGCTTATAAAGGCGCATCGGTGCACCGTCACCATGGCCGCCACGCCCTTTCTGTACGATATTGTGCAGACAATTCAGCTGGGGGGTGAGCACGACTACTCCTCCCTGCGCTTTTTTTTGTGCGGTGGCAGTCCGCCCAATGTTCCCCTCAGTCAGACTGCGGAGCAAATAGGTCTGCGCGTGTTGAACGTCTATGGCTCAACAGAAAGCGTGCCGCACATGGGTACGCCGTTGACGCCGGTTTCTGACCATATGCACAGTCTGGCGCTTTGCCCCATGCCCGGCATTCGGGTGCGTGTGGTGGACAGGCAGGGCAGGGATGTGCCTGAAGGCGAGGAGGGCGAGGAAGTTTCATACAGTCCCGCCGTTTTCATGGGCTACCTGCGGGAGCCGGAACTGACCGCAAAGGTGCTTCAGGCGGATGGCTGGGTCCACAGCGGCGACCTGTGCCGCCGCAATGCCGATGGAACCTATTCCATCACCGGGCGTCTCAAGGACATCATTGTGCGGGGCGGCGAAAATATCAGCAGCCTTGCTGTGGAAAACGTGCTGTTGCAACACCCCAAGGTCAAGGATGCCGCCGTGGTGGGCATGCCCGATGAGCGCCTGCAAGAGCGCATATGCGCTTTTGTGGTGCTGCACGACAATGTGGAATCGCTGACCTTTCAGGAAGTTTTCGACTTTTTTCTCACCCAGGACATCGCAAAACAGAAATTCCCCGAGCACCTGGAGATTCTGGACGAAATGCCACGCACCCCATCCGGCAAGGTACGTAAGACGTTGTTGCGCCAGTGGATAGCGGAAAAACTGCGCAGCAGTTCCGTGGCCTAG
- a CDS encoding MBL fold metallo-hydrolase, translating into MVFEELPNLFRIEVPLPGNPLKQLNAYLIRGEDRHLLVDNGFNMAECEQSLRHALQEMDTPLEKLDFFLTHLHSDHNGLTSVLRTPDSRIYCSEEDGNHINRFIEDEHAWLSMMRGLGRHGFPDSALDELLRSHPGKIYASPEPLPFTPVSDGQAVAYGGYKFMVIAVPGHTPGHVALFEPDQHFLICGDHVLGSITPNITAWNGVADSLGDYLRSLDKILRLPVQQSYPGHRVIIPDTHVRVRQLHNHHERRLSEVLAIVERLGRTQAFAVAARMHWALRGTWESYKVQQQCFAVGEAVAHLDHLAMLGRLQRLEDATGSVTYAEVQTSARATSRA; encoded by the coding sequence ATGGTTTTTGAAGAATTGCCCAATCTGTTCCGCATCGAAGTGCCCTTGCCCGGCAATCCCCTCAAGCAGCTCAATGCGTACCTGATCCGGGGTGAGGATCGTCACCTGCTTGTGGATAACGGCTTCAACATGGCCGAGTGCGAGCAATCCTTGCGCCATGCTCTGCAAGAGATGGATACCCCACTGGAAAAACTGGATTTTTTCCTTACCCATCTGCACAGCGACCACAACGGGCTCACTTCCGTGCTGCGCACGCCTGACTCGCGCATTTACTGTAGCGAAGAAGACGGCAATCACATCAACAGATTTATTGAAGACGAGCACGCTTGGTTAAGCATGATGCGCGGTCTGGGCAGGCACGGTTTTCCAGATAGTGCGCTGGACGAGCTACTGCGCTCACACCCGGGTAAAATCTATGCCTCGCCGGAACCGTTGCCTTTCACACCAGTGAGCGATGGGCAAGCTGTCGCTTATGGTGGCTACAAATTTATGGTCATTGCCGTACCCGGCCATACACCTGGCCATGTGGCGCTTTTTGAGCCGGATCAGCACTTTTTGATCTGCGGTGACCACGTGCTTGGTTCCATCACTCCCAATATCACGGCCTGGAACGGTGTGGCAGATTCCCTGGGAGACTACCTGCGCAGCCTCGACAAAATTTTGCGCCTGCCCGTGCAGCAGTCCTACCCGGGTCACCGCGTCATCATCCCCGATACCCACGTGCGCGTGCGGCAACTGCACAACCACCACGAAAGAAGGCTGAGCGAGGTGCTCGCCATTGTTGAGCGGCTGGGCCGCACACAGGCCTTTGCCGTGGCCGCGCGTATGCACTGGGCCCTGCGGGGCACATGGGAGAGCTACAAGGTGCAGCAGCAGTGTTTTGCCGTGGGCGAGGCCGTGGCCCACCTTGATCATCTGGCCATGCTCGGCAGGTTGCAGCGCTTGGAAGATGCTACGGGAAGCGTGACCTACGCCGAAGTGCAAACATCTGCCCGCGCAACCTCGCGGGCATAA
- a CDS encoding 4Fe-4S dicluster domain-containing protein, with amino-acid sequence MSTVNVDMKLGVDKFFVDEGNAHITLVDNPDPREFAKLEKACPADLYKRDDNGGFRFDYAGCLECGTCRIVAGDTVLSKWEYPQGTMGVEFRYG; translated from the coding sequence ATGAGCACAGTCAATGTTGATATGAAGCTGGGCGTGGACAAGTTCTTTGTGGATGAGGGCAATGCCCACATCACCCTTGTGGACAATCCCGATCCCAGAGAGTTCGCCAAGCTTGAAAAGGCCTGTCCTGCGGACCTGTACAAACGCGACGACAACGGCGGTTTTCGTTTTGACTACGCTGGCTGCCTTGAATGCGGTACATGCCGCATAGTGGCTGGCGACACGGTGCTTTCCAAGTGGGAATACCCGCAAGGAACCATGGGGGTCGAGTTCCGCTACGGCTAG
- a CDS encoding FAD-dependent oxidoreductase gives MSEDQVDLIVVGAGPAGSTAALVAARAGLDTLLIERGNFAGAKNMTGGRLYAHSLEKLLPGFAEEAPVERVVTRERISMLNETDAVTVEYAAPKAQDAASRSYTVLRTSFDQWLCGKAEEAGAQLVPGVRVDELLVRDGKVCGVRAGDETLEARSVILADGVNSLLGAQLGMVKAVNTHTCAVGVKEVLEFTPQQMADRFACTGNEGTAWLFAGMPSDGYMGGGFLYTNATTVSLGVVFGLHNMDKVGKSVPQMLEDFRSHPAVAPLLEGGKLVEYSAHVVPEGGYAMVPDLVRDGVLLAGDAAGLCLNVGYTVRGMDLAIASGEAAAQAVITAKQHDDFSAAGLGGYKQALEDSFVLKELKLYRNLPHTLDNNRIFSAYPDMAAGIMADMFNVNGPSAPLRNKLWARAKNVGLLNLLKDGINVMRSL, from the coding sequence ATGTCTGAAGATCAAGTTGACCTCATCGTAGTAGGCGCAGGCCCGGCGGGCAGCACGGCGGCGCTGGTGGCAGCCCGTGCCGGATTGGACACGCTGCTCATCGAGCGCGGTAATTTTGCGGGCGCCAAGAACATGACCGGTGGGCGGCTGTACGCGCACAGCCTCGAAAAGCTATTGCCCGGTTTTGCAGAAGAAGCGCCCGTGGAAAGGGTAGTTACCCGCGAGCGCATCTCCATGCTGAACGAAACCGACGCGGTTACGGTGGAATATGCGGCCCCCAAGGCGCAGGACGCCGCCTCGCGTTCGTATACGGTATTGCGCACGTCATTTGACCAGTGGCTGTGCGGCAAGGCCGAAGAAGCCGGTGCGCAGCTTGTGCCTGGCGTACGCGTGGACGAACTGCTGGTACGTGACGGCAAGGTTTGCGGCGTGCGCGCTGGCGACGAAACGCTGGAGGCCCGATCTGTCATTCTGGCAGACGGCGTCAATTCATTGCTGGGGGCGCAGCTGGGCATGGTCAAGGCCGTCAACACCCATACCTGCGCGGTGGGCGTCAAGGAAGTGCTGGAGTTCACCCCCCAGCAGATGGCTGACCGCTTTGCCTGCACCGGTAACGAGGGCACAGCGTGGCTTTTTGCTGGCATGCCTTCTGACGGCTACATGGGCGGCGGCTTTTTGTACACCAATGCCACCACCGTTTCGCTTGGTGTGGTGTTTGGCCTGCACAATATGGACAAGGTGGGCAAATCCGTACCGCAGATGCTGGAAGACTTTCGCAGTCACCCGGCTGTGGCTCCGCTGCTTGAGGGCGGCAAGCTGGTCGAATACTCGGCCCATGTTGTGCCAGAGGGCGGTTATGCCATGGTGCCCGATCTTGTGCGCGATGGCGTGCTGCTGGCGGGCGATGCTGCTGGCTTGTGCCTGAATGTGGGCTACACCGTGCGCGGCATGGATCTGGCTATTGCTTCGGGCGAGGCTGCGGCTCAGGCCGTTATTACTGCCAAACAGCACGACGACTTCAGCGCTGCTGGCCTTGGCGGCTACAAGCAGGCCCTGGAAGACAGCTTTGTGCTCAAGGAGTTGAAGCTCTACCGCAATCTTCCCCATACCCTAGACAACAATCGCATTTTCTCCGCGTATCCAGATATGGCGGCCGGAATAATGGCGGACATGTTCAACGTCAACGGCCCCTCTGCGCCGTTACGCAACAAATTGTGGGCACGGGCCAAAAATGTGGGCCTGCTCAACCTGCTGAAAGATGGCATCAACGTCATGAGGTCGCTATGA
- a CDS encoding FAD-binding protein: MNKAPNAFVICAKTARFADLIPGAASFGDKVSAVFVGSAAEAGDVFGLGAGRLCLLPAKPGYIFEDYAPSIAAAIKAAGKSVVLLPNDRRGKAMAAKLGALLKAAVVNDVMGVEEDDSLSHMVYGGLAVGRRQSLSDVTIMTVGGGVFEPATATGGQGETVELGFVEPVARITLVEVKPKACASVDIAKARRIVAVGRGFARQEDLALAKSLASAMDAELACSRPIAEGELWMERERYVGVSGAMVKADVYLAVGISGQIQHMVGARDCKTIVAVNKDKNAAIFKFADYGIVGDLYKVLPALTKALKN, from the coding sequence ATGAACAAGGCTCCCAATGCATTTGTGATCTGCGCCAAAACCGCCCGTTTTGCAGACCTTATCCCCGGTGCGGCAAGTTTTGGCGACAAGGTTTCCGCTGTGTTTGTTGGCAGCGCTGCCGAGGCCGGAGATGTTTTTGGCCTGGGCGCGGGCCGTCTTTGCCTGCTGCCCGCCAAGCCGGGCTATATATTTGAAGATTATGCGCCTTCCATAGCGGCCGCCATCAAGGCTGCGGGCAAGAGCGTTGTGCTGCTGCCCAATGACCGGCGCGGCAAGGCCATGGCCGCCAAGCTTGGAGCCCTGCTCAAAGCTGCCGTTGTCAACGATGTCATGGGCGTGGAAGAAGACGACAGCCTCTCCCACATGGTTTACGGCGGTTTGGCCGTGGGCAGGCGGCAGAGCCTGTCTGACGTGACTATCATGACCGTGGGCGGTGGTGTTTTTGAGCCTGCCACAGCCACCGGCGGACAGGGCGAAACTGTGGAGCTTGGCTTTGTGGAGCCCGTTGCCCGCATAACCCTAGTTGAAGTGAAGCCCAAGGCCTGCGCCAGCGTGGATATCGCCAAGGCCCGCCGTATTGTTGCCGTGGGCCGAGGTTTTGCGCGGCAGGAAGATCTGGCTTTGGCAAAAAGCCTGGCTTCCGCCATGGACGCCGAGCTTGCCTGCTCCCGCCCCATTGCCGAAGGCGAGCTGTGGATGGAGCGCGAACGCTACGTGGGCGTTTCTGGTGCCATGGTCAAGGCCGATGTGTACCTTGCCGTGGGCATTTCCGGGCAGATTCAGCACATGGTGGGCGCGCGCGACTGCAAAACCATCGTGGCTGTCAACAAGGACAAAAACGCCGCCATCTTCAAGTTTGCCGACTACGGCATTGTTGGCGACCTGTACAAGGTCCTTCCCGCTCTGACCAAGGCACTGAAAAACTGA
- the fixA gene encoding putative electron transfer flavoprotein FixA: MKIIVCCKIVPEEQDIVVNADRSVDTGKAALKISQYDLNAIEAAMCLAGEGDEVVALSAGPTKYLSNSKICKDILSRGPARLELVSDDSLAKALPDVTAQALAAAIQKIGFDLVLCGEGSGDLYAQQVGILLGEKLGVANINVVQSIAREDGTLLVERALEDETEVLRMPLPAVLSLTSDINVPKIPTMKAILAAGKKPANAVSCADLGADLHGVDSMLSVLAPEQADRLHNVIEGDAEEQVAAFVENVRKALQR; the protein is encoded by the coding sequence ATGAAAATTATCGTTTGCTGCAAAATTGTGCCTGAGGAACAGGATATAGTCGTCAACGCCGACAGGTCTGTGGACACGGGTAAGGCCGCGCTAAAGATCAGCCAGTATGATCTCAATGCCATCGAAGCCGCCATGTGCCTTGCTGGCGAGGGCGACGAAGTTGTGGCCCTGAGCGCCGGGCCGACCAAGTACCTTTCCAACTCAAAAATCTGCAAGGACATTCTTTCTCGCGGCCCCGCCCGTCTGGAACTGGTGTCTGACGACAGCCTGGCCAAAGCCCTGCCCGATGTAACCGCTCAGGCCCTGGCCGCCGCTATCCAGAAAATCGGTTTTGATCTGGTGCTGTGTGGCGAAGGTTCTGGCGACCTGTACGCACAGCAGGTGGGCATATTGCTGGGTGAAAAGCTGGGCGTGGCCAATATCAACGTTGTGCAGTCCATTGCCCGTGAAGACGGAACCCTGCTGGTCGAGCGCGCCCTTGAGGACGAAACCGAAGTGCTGCGCATGCCCCTGCCTGCTGTGCTCAGCCTTACCAGCGACATCAACGTGCCCAAAATTCCCACCATGAAGGCCATTCTGGCCGCTGGCAAAAAGCCCGCCAATGCTGTCTCGTGCGCAGACCTTGGCGCTGATCTGCATGGTGTGGACAGCATGTTGTCGGTGCTTGCTCCCGAACAGGCCGACCGACTGCACAATGTCATTGAAGGTGATGCAGAAGAGCAGGTTGCCGCCTTTGTGGAAAACGTGCGCAAGGCCCTTCAGCGATAA
- a CDS encoding acyl-CoA dehydrogenase, with protein sequence MDFRLTEEQELLLASVREMMQRDFPDEYFRKCDLDRRFPVEFMTAMAENGISLLGVPDEFDGVPADMLTQILIIEELARMGGTGYLLTNALCVHNMVSWGSRDQLEKTVESAQKGIPAYSLLFTEPQAGSDNNLLATTATRSNGKVYLNGQKTFITGARDFPYMLVLARDAEPKDPKRCFTMWWVDPQAPGVKIQDLVKIGWHQISNCEVYFDNVELEESAMVGKEGYGFIHLMKNFEIERLVIAAYACGMARCAYEDAVRYANQRQQFGQSIGQFQMIQEKIVDMAIQIENMHNFICKVAWQNDNNESLRVTSALCKRYCAKAAGEVIDAAMQVMGGVGYTEDVRISRLWRDVRITRMAGGTDEVMVYIAARQILKEYEG encoded by the coding sequence ATGGATTTCAGGCTTACAGAAGAACAGGAACTGTTGCTCGCCAGCGTGCGCGAAATGATGCAGCGCGACTTTCCCGACGAGTATTTTCGCAAGTGTGATCTTGACCGTCGCTTTCCTGTGGAATTCATGACAGCCATGGCCGAAAACGGCATTTCGCTGCTGGGCGTACCCGACGAATTTGACGGTGTACCGGCAGACATGCTGACCCAGATACTGATTATTGAAGAGCTGGCCCGCATGGGCGGAACCGGCTACCTGCTGACCAATGCCCTGTGCGTGCACAACATGGTGAGCTGGGGCAGCAGGGATCAGCTGGAAAAAACAGTGGAGAGCGCCCAGAAGGGTATTCCCGCCTATTCGCTGCTGTTTACCGAACCTCAGGCCGGTTCGGACAACAACCTGCTTGCCACCACGGCCACGCGCAGCAACGGCAAGGTGTACCTCAACGGGCAAAAGACCTTTATCACCGGCGCGCGCGATTTTCCCTACATGCTGGTACTGGCCCGCGACGCCGAGCCCAAAGACCCCAAGCGCTGCTTTACCATGTGGTGGGTAGATCCCCAGGCCCCGGGCGTAAAGATTCAGGATCTGGTCAAGATCGGCTGGCACCAGATCAGCAACTGCGAAGTGTATTTTGACAATGTGGAGCTTGAAGAAAGCGCCATGGTCGGCAAGGAAGGCTACGGCTTCATCCACCTGATGAAGAATTTTGAAATCGAGCGCCTGGTCATTGCAGCCTACGCCTGCGGCATGGCTCGCTGCGCTTATGAAGACGCCGTGCGTTACGCCAACCAGCGGCAACAGTTTGGTCAGTCAATCGGCCAGTTCCAGATGATTCAGGAAAAGATCGTGGATATGGCCATACAGATTGAAAATATGCACAACTTCATCTGCAAGGTGGCCTGGCAGAACGACAACAACGAATCCCTGCGCGTTACCTCTGCCCTGTGCAAGCGCTATTGCGCCAAAGCCGCAGGCGAAGTTATCGACGCCGCCATGCAGGTCATGGGCGGGGTGGGCTACACCGAAGACGTGCGTATCTCCCGCCTCTGGCGCGATGTGCGCATCACCCGCATGGCTGGCGGCACGGACGAGGTCATGGTCTACATCGCCGCACGGCAGATTCTGAAAGAATATGAGGGCTAG
- a CDS encoding MFS transporter: protein MPDAIGNRRWWTLGLFFLCYTVLYMARASVSMAGPSMISFYGWSKTEFGLVSTAFFLGYASTMVLGGVLADKFGGGRVLCVAAVLWSVFVFITPLPLGVPLVLMIVVRAGCGMAQGVALPSMTSMIAKWVPKKESGVAQGVSLIGVAAGLAVTMPLAAWVINTWGWQKVFYAFSILGPIWVLIWIKFGYQSPAEDPNISTSELNYIRGAAAASAAQAASVSADDPDQMLTAKEAYAQPAVWFGAISFLCTHFLFYLFMTWLPTYFADGRGLSVTGSAVSSMLPYVAAMFTYPIGGLLADKCAVYFGDNIGRKILPCVGLIASAVLLYLATTASSTMAATALVSASNGFLCLTMGGFYSIPIVFSKRHAGKLVGLWATFASVGGILAPTVTGVLVDKYGYDFALSFGAGTAVLGALMLVFVRVAPFGEAVARKRTA from the coding sequence ATGCCAGATGCAATCGGTAACAGAAGATGGTGGACACTGGGCCTGTTCTTTCTGTGTTACACCGTGCTCTATATGGCCAGAGCCAGCGTTTCCATGGCCGGGCCTTCCATGATTTCCTTTTACGGCTGGTCAAAAACTGAATTTGGCCTTGTTTCCACGGCCTTTTTTCTTGGTTATGCCAGCACCATGGTGCTGGGTGGGGTTCTGGCCGACAAGTTTGGAGGCGGCAGGGTGCTGTGCGTTGCTGCGGTGCTGTGGTCGGTGTTTGTTTTCATCACGCCGCTGCCGCTTGGCGTACCGCTGGTATTGATGATTGTGGTGCGCGCTGGTTGCGGTATGGCTCAGGGCGTGGCCCTGCCTTCCATGACCAGCATGATAGCCAAGTGGGTTCCTAAAAAGGAATCGGGGGTTGCCCAGGGCGTTTCTCTTATTGGCGTGGCGGCGGGTCTTGCCGTAACCATGCCTCTGGCAGCCTGGGTCATCAATACCTGGGGCTGGCAGAAGGTCTTTTATGCCTTCTCGATTCTTGGCCCCATCTGGGTGCTGATCTGGATCAAGTTTGGCTACCAGTCCCCGGCTGAAGACCCCAATATTTCCACATCCGAGCTTAATTATATCCGTGGCGCGGCCGCCGCTTCGGCTGCGCAGGCTGCCTCTGTATCTGCCGATGACCCCGACCAGATGCTTACCGCCAAGGAAGCCTATGCCCAGCCCGCCGTGTGGTTTGGCGCCATATCCTTCCTGTGCACGCACTTTCTGTTCTACCTCTTCATGACCTGGCTGCCCACGTACTTTGCCGACGGGCGTGGTCTTTCCGTTACGGGTAGCGCTGTTTCGTCCATGCTGCCCTATGTGGCCGCCATGTTTACCTACCCCATTGGCGGTCTGCTGGCTGACAAGTGCGCAGTTTACTTTGGCGACAACATTGGCCGCAAAATTCTACCCTGCGTGGGCCTCATTGCCTCTGCTGTGCTGCTGTACCTGGCCACCACTGCTTCCAGCACCATGGCCGCCACGGCGCTGGTTTCCGCCTCAAACGGTTTTCTCTGCCTGACCATGGGCGGATTCTATTCCATCCCCATCGTGTTTTCCAAGCGTCATGCGGGCAAACTTGTGGGCCTCTGGGCCACCTTTGCTTCGGTTGGTGGCATTCTTGCCCCCACGGTCACGGGTGTGCTGGTGGACAAGTACGGTTACGACTTTGCCCTCAGCTTTGGCGCGGGTACTGCCGTTCTTGGCGCACTGATGCTCGTCTTTGTGCGGGTGGCCCCCTTTGGTGAGGCCGTTGCCCGTAAGCGCACCGCGTAA